The following are encoded in a window of Synechococcales cyanobacterium CNB genomic DNA:
- a CDS encoding polyprenyl synthetase family protein has protein sequence MRQLVEIDNRLAPVQRVLADALARVESRFDAQLGSDLPAVRELCAHVERYRGKMLRPTLVVLCALAADPRASRRPETTHATAAHVTVAAVCEMVHMATLVHDDVLDEAENRRRGRTVNHLYGNEAAVILGDYLIASAFELCTQLDSVISARLIGAVSMTTCAGELLQLRFRDEYSIDEETYFEIVERKTAALIGASCELGALHSDANPETARLLAEFGRRLGVAFQVQDDLLDLTGDEAIVGKSLGRDLAKGKLTLPMIHHLAGATPAQRGRSLRLAEAAAGASETAQDAALALREALDSTESIAHARETARRLANQARTLLTGLHDSPAREFLDKLATAVVERAY, from the coding sequence ATGAGGCAACTGGTCGAGATCGACAATCGGCTCGCGCCCGTGCAGCGCGTGCTTGCCGATGCGCTCGCCCGTGTCGAGTCCCGGTTCGACGCGCAACTCGGCTCGGACCTCCCCGCCGTCCGAGAGTTGTGCGCCCACGTCGAGCGATACCGAGGCAAGATGCTCCGGCCGACGCTTGTCGTGCTCTGCGCGCTGGCTGCGGACCCGAGAGCATCCCGCCGGCCCGAGACGACGCACGCGACCGCCGCCCATGTGACCGTCGCCGCCGTCTGCGAGATGGTGCATATGGCCACGCTCGTGCACGACGACGTGCTCGACGAAGCGGAGAACCGCCGCCGCGGCCGCACCGTGAACCACCTCTACGGCAACGAGGCCGCCGTCATCCTCGGCGACTACCTCATCGCGTCCGCCTTCGAACTCTGCACGCAACTCGACAGCGTGATCAGCGCGCGGCTCATCGGCGCCGTGAGCATGACCACATGCGCCGGCGAACTCCTGCAACTCCGCTTCCGCGACGAGTACTCGATCGACGAGGAAACCTACTTCGAGATCGTCGAGCGCAAAACGGCCGCCCTCATCGGAGCATCCTGCGAACTCGGCGCGCTCCACTCGGACGCGAACCCCGAAACCGCCCGGCTTCTGGCCGAGTTCGGACGACGGCTGGGCGTCGCCTTCCAGGTGCAGGATGACCTGCTCGACCTGACGGGCGATGAGGCCATCGTCGGCAAGTCCCTCGGCCGCGACCTCGCCAAGGGCAAACTCACGCTCCCGATGATCCACCACCTCGCCGGTGCGACTCCGGCACAACGGGGGCGATCCCTCCGCCTCGCTGAAGCAGCCGCCGGCGCCAGCGAGACCGCCCAAGACGCCGCGCTCGCACTCCGCGAAGCCCTCGACTCGACGGAGTCGATCGCGCACGCACGCGAAACCGCCCGCCGGCTCGCCAACCAGGCCCGCACCCTTCTCACGGGCCTCCACGACTCGCCCGCGCGAGAGTTCCTCGACAAACTCGCGACCGCCGTCGTCGAGCGCGCCTACTGA
- a CDS encoding VUT family protein yields the protein MADHLTLPSVQHEYAGLPRLTELQLYRRRETVFLVLAGLFLGTLAMLNILGITRFIRLYEITGTAWVFAVAVGVLPYPITFLCTDFISELYGRARASRVVWVGFVLNLWVVLILWFGGLLPGWEPRDPATGEIIRDAAGRLPVFFEVKALAFGAVAASMIAYLTAQLVDVYVFHFWKSLTKGRHLWLRNNGSTLVSQLVDTVAVITITHYWAKALPPPAEGVPIWQHLGLFIATGYAFKAVCALVDTLPFYVGAPRLARYLRLPPSTHWPHPPAAAAVESGVG from the coding sequence ATGGCCGACCACCTGACTCTGCCGAGCGTGCAGCACGAGTATGCCGGGCTGCCGCGACTGACGGAACTGCAGCTCTACCGCCGCCGCGAGACCGTCTTCCTTGTCCTCGCCGGCCTCTTCCTCGGCACGCTGGCGATGCTGAACATTCTCGGCATCACACGATTCATCCGGCTCTACGAGATCACAGGCACGGCATGGGTATTCGCGGTCGCGGTCGGCGTGCTGCCCTACCCGATCACCTTTCTCTGCACGGACTTCATCAGCGAGTTGTACGGCCGTGCCAGGGCGAGCCGCGTGGTGTGGGTCGGCTTCGTGCTCAACCTGTGGGTCGTGCTCATTCTCTGGTTCGGCGGGCTGCTCCCGGGTTGGGAACCCCGCGACCCCGCAACCGGCGAGATCATACGCGATGCGGCCGGGCGCCTGCCGGTCTTCTTCGAGGTCAAGGCCCTGGCCTTCGGCGCGGTCGCGGCGAGCATGATCGCCTACCTGACCGCCCAACTCGTGGACGTCTACGTCTTCCACTTCTGGAAGAGCCTGACGAAGGGTCGGCACCTGTGGCTCCGCAACAACGGCTCGACGCTCGTGAGCCAACTGGTGGACACGGTCGCCGTCATCACCATCACGCACTACTGGGCGAAGGCCCTGCCGCCTCCCGCCGAGGGTGTGCCGATCTGGCAGCACCTCGGGCTGTTCATCGCCACGGGGTACGCGTTCAAGGCGGTCTGCGCGCTCGTGGACACGCTCCCGTTCTACGTGGGCGCGCCCCGGCTGGCCCGGTATCTCCGACTGCCGCCCTCGACGCATTGGCCCCACCCGCCCGCCGCTGCGGCCGTAGAGTCGGGCGTCGGATAA
- a CDS encoding undecaprenyl/decaprenyl-phosphate alpha-N-acetylglucosaminyl 1-phosphate transferase, translated as MISLCLALIPAALAVSFPLTAILARLGHRLGTYDSTGVEGQIKEPPRRVPNTGGIAIFAGIALPMLAGLALLVPLGRASNLEWQEEPGLIPVALWEHLPGIAQQAPLALGLIGALAALHLLGLVDDRRPLGPWIKLVVMLGAAGAIVVFTDTRLLTALDAHVGGTWLSIALTILWIAVVTNAMNFIDNMDGLCAGVASVAGACFLAAALLSGQWFVAATLALLVGSCLGFLAFNRPPARIFMGDAGSLVIGFLLGFLTVRTTYYDADAAGGWYAVFMPLVVLAVPLYDFISVTIVRLRHGRSPFVGDLNHFSHRLVRRGLGKPAAVAVICGLTGVTGLSGIMLASLAPWQALLVGVQCAVILLVVAAFEYASARRNGNDA; from the coding sequence ATGATCTCGCTCTGCCTGGCGCTGATCCCCGCCGCGTTGGCGGTATCCTTCCCGCTCACCGCCATCCTCGCACGGCTCGGCCACAGGCTCGGAACCTACGACTCGACAGGCGTCGAAGGGCAGATCAAGGAACCGCCGCGCCGCGTGCCGAATACCGGCGGCATCGCCATCTTCGCCGGCATCGCCCTCCCCATGCTCGCAGGCCTCGCCCTCCTCGTCCCGCTCGGACGAGCGAGCAATCTCGAATGGCAGGAGGAGCCGGGCCTCATCCCCGTCGCACTCTGGGAGCACCTGCCCGGCATCGCACAGCAGGCACCGCTCGCACTCGGTCTGATCGGCGCCCTCGCCGCGCTGCACCTGCTCGGCCTCGTCGACGACCGACGCCCCCTCGGGCCGTGGATCAAGCTCGTCGTCATGCTCGGCGCGGCCGGAGCGATCGTCGTGTTCACCGACACTCGACTCCTCACCGCGCTTGACGCCCATGTCGGCGGGACGTGGCTCTCCATCGCCCTCACCATACTCTGGATCGCCGTCGTCACGAACGCGATGAACTTCATCGACAACATGGACGGCCTGTGCGCAGGCGTCGCCAGCGTGGCAGGGGCGTGCTTCCTCGCCGCCGCGCTCCTCTCCGGACAGTGGTTCGTCGCCGCGACCCTCGCGCTGCTCGTCGGTTCCTGCCTCGGCTTCCTCGCCTTCAACCGTCCGCCGGCCCGCATCTTCATGGGCGACGCCGGCTCCCTCGTCATCGGCTTCCTCCTCGGCTTCCTCACCGTACGCACCACCTACTACGACGCCGACGCCGCAGGCGGCTGGTACGCCGTCTTCATGCCCCTTGTCGTTCTCGCAGTTCCCCTCTACGACTTCATCTCCGTCACGATCGTCCGGCTGCGCCACGGCCGAAGCCCATTCGTCGGCGACCTCAATCACTTCTCCCACCGCCTCGTCCGCCGCGGACTCGGCAAGCCCGCCGCCGTCGCCGTCATCTGCGGCCTCACCGGCGTCACCGGACTCTCAGGCATCATGCTCGCCTCTCTCGCGCCCTGGCAGGCCCTCCTCGTCGGCGTGCAGTGCGCCGTTATCCTGCTCGTCGTCGCCGCTTTCGAGTACGCAAGCGCACGCCGAAACGGAAACGACGCATGA
- a CDS encoding class I SAM-dependent methyltransferase gives MPRTTRRKRSRYTAATADRHVLYGIAVQDVESEIDFIDETYRELRGKRAGRLREDFCGTANTACEWVRRRPGNLAVGVDLCAETLAWAEEHNLARLTPAQRKRVTLLNRDVRHPGPKGQRMDAVLAMNFSYWTFNTRDAMRGYFESVRTSLAPGGIFFLDFYGGSDAHKEMREKRDCGGFTYVWDQAKYDPISGAMTCHIHFHFPDGSKMKRAFTYHWRLWTLPEIRELLREAGFSRVTVYWEEADDDGEGTGEFYPTDEGEADYAFICYVVAER, from the coding sequence ATGCCCAGGACCACACGCAGGAAGCGAAGCAGGTACACCGCCGCTACGGCCGATCGCCACGTCCTCTACGGCATCGCCGTGCAGGACGTCGAGTCCGAGATCGACTTCATCGACGAGACCTACCGCGAACTGCGGGGCAAGCGTGCCGGACGACTCCGCGAAGACTTCTGCGGGACCGCGAACACCGCCTGCGAGTGGGTGCGGCGCCGGCCCGGCAACCTCGCCGTCGGCGTGGACCTGTGCGCCGAGACCCTCGCCTGGGCGGAGGAGCACAACCTCGCCCGCCTCACGCCGGCGCAGCGGAAGCGCGTCACGCTCCTGAACCGCGACGTGCGCCACCCCGGCCCCAAGGGGCAACGCATGGACGCCGTGCTGGCCATGAACTTCTCCTACTGGACCTTCAACACCCGCGACGCCATGCGCGGCTACTTCGAGAGCGTCCGCACGTCGCTCGCCCCGGGCGGAATCTTCTTCCTCGACTTCTACGGCGGCTCCGACGCCCACAAGGAGATGCGCGAGAAACGCGACTGCGGCGGCTTCACCTACGTCTGGGACCAGGCGAAGTACGACCCCATCTCCGGTGCCATGACCTGCCACATCCACTTCCACTTCCCCGATGGCTCCAAGATGAAGCGCGCCTTCACCTACCACTGGCGGCTCTGGACCCTGCCCGAAATCCGCGAACTCCTCCGCGAAGCGGGATTCTCCCGCGTCACCGTCTACTGGGAAGAAGCCGACGACGACGGCGAGGGCACGGGCGAGTTCTACCCGACCGACGAGGGAGAGGCGGACTACGCCTTCATCTGCTACGTCGTCGCCGAACGGTGA
- a CDS encoding TIGR02206 family membrane protein, whose protein sequence is MPQHTTPCSPSSLPQYDPRVKVALPTPPEPHWDWMIEFRAFSMQHVITVAIIAALMAGAAWLGRRWRGAPRERTLRYAWIVTTVLWQAAAVVWWLLPANFDPRESFPLHLCDLAAWVAPFALLTQARWLRTLLYFWAFALSTQAYFTPVLDQGFGTLRFWLFFVGHTHIVGSAVYDVVALGYRPMLRDWLLASGLSLAYGAVVLLINLSFDLNYGYLGRSTPEHRTLLDALGPWPWRPIALVLIAQAALVFAYLPWPIARRIARTRGTVAG, encoded by the coding sequence ATGCCCCAACATACCACACCGTGCTCCCCGTCCAGCCTGCCGCAGTACGATCCCCGCGTGAAGGTGGCGTTGCCCACACCCCCCGAACCGCACTGGGACTGGATGATCGAGTTCCGCGCCTTCTCCATGCAGCACGTCATCACGGTCGCGATCATCGCCGCGCTCATGGCCGGCGCGGCCTGGCTCGGTCGGCGCTGGCGCGGCGCCCCGCGAGAACGCACCCTCCGTTACGCGTGGATCGTCACCACCGTGCTCTGGCAGGCCGCTGCCGTCGTCTGGTGGCTCCTGCCCGCCAACTTTGATCCCCGCGAGAGTTTCCCGCTCCACCTCTGCGACCTCGCCGCGTGGGTCGCGCCGTTCGCTCTCCTCACGCAGGCACGCTGGTTGCGCACCCTCCTCTACTTCTGGGCCTTCGCCCTCTCCACCCAGGCCTACTTCACGCCCGTCCTCGACCAGGGCTTCGGCACACTCCGTTTCTGGCTCTTCTTCGTCGGCCACACCCACATCGTCGGTTCTGCCGTCTACGACGTCGTCGCACTCGGCTACCGCCCCATGCTCCGCGACTGGCTCCTCGCCTCCGGCCTCAGCCTCGCCTACGGCGCGGTCGTGCTTCTCATCAACCTCAGCTTCGACCTCAACTACGGCTACCTCGGCCGCTCCACGCCCGAGCATCGCACGCTCCTCGACGCCCTCGGTCCCTGGCCCTGGCGTCCCATCGCCCTCGTGCTCATCGCGCAGGCCGCCCTCGTCTTCGCCTACCTTCCCTGGCCCATCGCGCGGCGGATCGCCCGTACCCGCGGTACAGTCGCCGGATGA
- a CDS encoding site-specific DNA-methyltransferase encodes MQPVWTTPDGDAPGDAPVLLACADWLEAVSALPPAGVDLLYADPPFNTGTAREGRSGRFDDSWPSVTAWVAWLEERLSATIPALKPTASVLLHVDWRTSHHARLLLDRLFGADGFVNHLIWAYGLGGSSARRFARKHDDILFYAVDTDRYWFDPPRVRATSRRLRGSTKKATDVLLIPSINNMAAERTGYPTQKPLALLDVLVRACCPPGGVVLDPCCGSGTTALAALAAGRRAFVGDANPGAIRLARDRLRGEAAARPEPDPR; translated from the coding sequence ATGCAGCCGGTCTGGACCACGCCCGATGGTGACGCGCCTGGTGACGCTCCGGTCCTGCTGGCGTGCGCCGACTGGCTGGAAGCGGTCTCCGCGCTTCCGCCGGCGGGCGTCGATCTGCTGTATGCCGATCCGCCGTTCAATACAGGCACTGCGCGCGAGGGGAGATCGGGCCGCTTCGACGACTCGTGGCCTTCGGTGACCGCCTGGGTGGCGTGGCTCGAGGAGCGGCTGTCTGCCACGATCCCCGCGCTCAAGCCGACGGCGAGCGTGCTCCTGCACGTGGACTGGCGGACCAGCCACCACGCCAGGCTTCTGCTCGATCGCCTGTTCGGGGCGGATGGCTTCGTCAACCATCTGATCTGGGCTTATGGGCTTGGCGGCTCGTCGGCCCGGCGTTTCGCGCGCAAGCACGACGACATCCTGTTCTACGCGGTGGATACGGACCGGTACTGGTTCGACCCGCCGCGTGTTCGCGCCACGAGCCGCCGCCTCAGGGGGAGCACCAAGAAGGCCACGGACGTGCTGCTCATCCCCTCGATCAACAACATGGCTGCGGAACGGACGGGCTACCCGACCCAAAAGCCGCTCGCGTTGCTGGACGTGCTGGTGAGGGCCTGCTGTCCTCCCGGCGGCGTCGTGCTGGACCCGTGTTGCGGGAGCGGGACGACCGCGCTGGCCGCGCTGGCAGCCGGGCGGCGTGCGTTCGTCGGCGATGCGAACCCTGGCGCCATCCGGCTCGCTCGCGATCGACTCCGGGGCGAGGCGGCGGCCCGCCCGGAGCCGGACCCGCGCTAG
- a CDS encoding xylose isomerase has translation MPDPYTPSPKDKFTFGLWTVGNSGRDPFGEPTRPRWSPAEVVDLLGEVGGVHGVNFHDNDLVPIDATEAQAESVKRDFAAALKRTKLRVSMATTNLFSDPVFKDGAFTSNDAEVRAYAVQKTMRGMDLGAEFGAQVYVFWGGREGAETDAAKDPIEAEERFRRAMNFLCRYSIERGYGYRFALEAKPNEPRGHMFFPTTGHYLAFIGTLDHPEMVGVNPEVAHEHMAGLNFVHAVAQALGAGKLFHIDLNDQEFGRYDQDFRFGSANLKQAFFLVKLLEERRWDGYRHFDSHAYRTADRDDVIEFARGSMRTYLILREKARRWAKDGEIRSLLRKVARESKDVDALTSSFSLGRAETLLGMKFHREKLSARPLPYERLDQRTMEILLGAD, from the coding sequence ATGCCCGACCCGTACACGCCGTCACCGAAGGACAAGTTCACGTTCGGCCTCTGGACCGTCGGCAACAGCGGGCGCGACCCCTTCGGCGAGCCGACGCGCCCACGATGGTCACCCGCTGAGGTCGTCGATCTGCTGGGCGAGGTCGGCGGCGTCCACGGCGTGAACTTCCACGACAACGACCTCGTGCCGATTGACGCCACCGAAGCCCAGGCGGAGTCGGTCAAGCGAGACTTCGCCGCCGCGCTGAAGCGAACCAAGCTGCGCGTCTCGATGGCGACGACCAACCTCTTCAGCGATCCGGTCTTCAAGGATGGCGCGTTCACCAGCAACGACGCCGAGGTGCGGGCGTATGCGGTGCAGAAGACGATGCGGGGAATGGACCTCGGCGCGGAGTTCGGTGCGCAGGTGTACGTCTTCTGGGGCGGACGCGAGGGGGCCGAAACCGACGCCGCGAAGGACCCGATCGAGGCGGAGGAGCGCTTCAGGCGGGCGATGAACTTCCTGTGCCGGTACTCGATCGAGCGGGGATACGGCTACCGCTTCGCCCTCGAAGCCAAACCGAACGAGCCGCGCGGGCACATGTTCTTCCCCACGACGGGGCACTACCTCGCGTTCATCGGCACGCTCGACCACCCGGAGATGGTGGGCGTGAACCCGGAGGTCGCGCACGAGCACATGGCTGGCCTGAACTTCGTGCACGCCGTCGCGCAGGCCCTCGGCGCGGGCAAACTCTTCCACATCGACCTCAACGACCAGGAGTTCGGTCGTTACGACCAGGACTTCCGCTTTGGCTCCGCGAATCTCAAGCAGGCCTTCTTCCTTGTGAAACTGCTCGAGGAACGCAGGTGGGACGGCTACCGCCACTTCGACAGCCACGCCTACCGCACCGCCGACCGCGACGACGTGATCGAGTTCGCCCGCGGCAGCATGAGAACCTACCTGATCCTGCGCGAGAAGGCGCGGCGCTGGGCGAAGGACGGAGAGATCCGCTCACTGCTGCGCAAAGTTGCGCGCGAGTCGAAGGACGTGGATGCACTGACGTCATCGTTCTCGCTCGGCAGGGCGGAGACGCTCCTGGGAATGAAGTTCCATCGCGAGAAGTTGTCGGCACGGCCGCTGCCATACGAGCGGCTGGATCAGCGAACCATGGAAATCCTGCTCGGCGCGGACTGA
- a CDS encoding UDP-glucose/GDP-mannose dehydrogenase family protein: MRMTMVGTGYVGLVTGVCFANTGNDVTCLDVDPAKIEKLRAGVCPIYEPGLTEILVRNVAAGRLRFTTDPDEAYREAQVVFICVGTPTGADGRTDMSQVEKAADDIAEAIAALGPNQEPKIVVLKSTVPVGTTFAVKERIRRRVGPAVPFSVADNPEFLKEGDAVNDFNKPDRVVVGVEDERTAKVFRHIYDPFVRNGHPVFIMDVLSAEMVKYAANNFLATKISFINEMANLCELYGADINRVREGMCADKRIGHHFLYPGLGYGGSCFPKDTRACIAMGEQSDYDMALSKAVDEVNRRQRERFFGKIADHFTASGGLRGKTLAFWGLAFKPRTDDIREAPSLTLIRSALKHGAIVRGYDPVAGANASAEIGSQMVVAKDIYDAAKGADALVICTDWDEFKSPNFEKLAGLMKSKVIFDGRNLYHAEDVVPLGFRYISVGRAPVGPS; the protein is encoded by the coding sequence ATGCGGATGACGATGGTCGGCACGGGGTACGTCGGGTTGGTGACGGGCGTGTGCTTCGCCAACACGGGGAACGACGTGACCTGCCTGGACGTGGACCCCGCGAAGATCGAGAAACTGCGTGCGGGGGTGTGCCCCATCTATGAGCCTGGGCTGACGGAGATCTTGGTGCGCAACGTCGCCGCGGGGCGTTTGCGGTTCACGACCGACCCGGACGAGGCATACCGCGAGGCGCAGGTGGTGTTCATCTGCGTGGGGACGCCGACGGGCGCGGACGGGCGGACGGATATGTCCCAGGTCGAGAAGGCGGCGGACGACATAGCGGAGGCCATCGCGGCCCTCGGTCCCAACCAGGAGCCGAAGATCGTGGTGCTCAAGAGCACGGTGCCGGTGGGCACGACCTTCGCGGTCAAGGAGCGGATCCGTCGGCGTGTGGGGCCGGCGGTGCCCTTCAGCGTGGCCGACAACCCGGAGTTCCTGAAGGAAGGCGACGCGGTCAACGATTTCAACAAGCCGGACCGCGTGGTCGTGGGCGTGGAGGACGAGCGGACAGCCAAGGTTTTCCGCCACATCTACGACCCCTTCGTGCGCAATGGCCACCCTGTGTTCATCATGGACGTGCTCTCGGCCGAGATGGTGAAGTACGCGGCGAACAACTTCCTGGCGACGAAGATCAGCTTCATCAACGAGATGGCCAACCTCTGCGAGTTGTACGGGGCGGACATCAACCGCGTGCGCGAGGGCATGTGCGCCGACAAGCGCATCGGGCACCACTTTCTCTACCCGGGCCTCGGCTACGGCGGGTCGTGCTTTCCGAAGGACACGCGTGCCTGCATCGCCATGGGCGAGCAGTCGGACTACGACATGGCGCTCTCGAAGGCGGTGGACGAAGTGAATCGCCGGCAGCGAGAACGGTTCTTCGGCAAGATCGCGGACCACTTCACGGCGTCCGGCGGTTTGCGTGGCAAGACGCTCGCCTTCTGGGGGCTGGCCTTCAAGCCGCGCACCGATGACATCCGCGAGGCGCCCTCGCTCACGCTCATCCGGTCCGCGCTCAAGCACGGGGCGATCGTGCGGGGCTATGACCCTGTGGCGGGGGCGAACGCGAGCGCGGAGATCGGATCGCAGATGGTCGTCGCGAAGGACATCTATGACGCCGCGAAGGGCGCCGATGCGCTCGTGATCTGCACGGACTGGGACGAGTTCAAAAGCCCGAACTTCGAGAAGCTGGCGGGGCTGATGAAGTCGAAGGTCATCTTTGACGGCCGCAACCTGTACCATGCCGAGGACGTCGTGCCGCTGGGCTTTCGCTATATCTCGGTGGGGCGTGCCCCGGTCGGGCCGTCCTGA
- a CDS encoding 23S rRNA (adenine(2503)-C(2))-methyltransferase RlmN, producing MRHPADHIFHHTPDSFRAWFTARGLPAYRADQTLDWVYRKGIADPAAMTNLGKRDRERLAAEMIFLSGEVVRRQTATDGTEKLLVEWTDFDHAHNEARRADREAQASARIPLPLHVPSPSARQTECVMIPVEASRDARSAARRTACISSQVGCPVGCRFCASGLGGLDGNLSAGRIVEQVWRLNSLLSSSDSSASLSTPSGGAAGTAASSHSSAPSSPPRISHVVFMGMGEPLANLPSVIHAVRTLAAPWGMAISARRITISTVGLPRAIEKLAEQLDLPVTLALSLHAPNDDLRRRLIPWAEYTTIADLLAACRVWFEKTGREITLEYILLGGVNDRPEHAAQLAGVARSLRANVNLIRYNEVAGLDFRRPRTDDVRDFQRILRARGVNTHIRRSRGRDIAAACGQLRHEAAT from the coding sequence GTGCGCCATCCCGCCGATCATATCTTCCACCACACCCCCGACTCCTTTCGCGCCTGGTTCACCGCCCGCGGCCTGCCCGCCTACCGCGCCGACCAGACCCTCGACTGGGTCTACCGCAAGGGCATCGCCGACCCCGCCGCCATGACCAACCTCGGCAAGCGCGACCGCGAACGCCTCGCCGCCGAGATGATCTTCCTCTCCGGCGAGGTCGTCCGCCGCCAGACCGCCACCGACGGCACCGAGAAACTCCTCGTTGAGTGGACCGACTTCGACCACGCTCACAACGAAGCACGCCGTGCAGATCGCGAAGCGCAGGCGAGCGCCCGCATTCCACTTCCGCTCCATGTTCCCTCCCCCTCCGCCCGCCAGACCGAGTGCGTGATGATCCCCGTGGAGGCCTCGCGCGATGCCCGCTCCGCCGCTCGCCGCACAGCCTGCATCTCCTCGCAGGTCGGCTGCCCCGTCGGCTGCCGCTTCTGCGCCTCGGGCCTCGGCGGCCTCGACGGCAACCTCTCCGCCGGCCGCATCGTCGAGCAGGTCTGGCGATTGAACTCCCTCCTCTCCTCTTCCGATTCCTCTGCCTCTCTTTCAACTCCTTCTGGCGGGGCGGCCGGGACGGCCGCCTCATCCCACTCCTCCGCTCCTTCCTCCCCCCCCCGCATCTCCCACGTCGTCTTCATGGGCATGGGCGAGCCCCTCGCCAACCTCCCCAGCGTCATCCACGCCGTCCGCACGCTCGCGGCCCCGTGGGGCATGGCTATCTCCGCCCGGCGCATCACCATCTCCACCGTCGGCCTGCCGCGGGCCATCGAGAAACTCGCCGAGCAACTCGACCTGCCCGTCACGCTCGCCCTCAGCCTCCACGCCCCGAACGACGACCTGCGCCGCCGACTCATCCCCTGGGCCGAGTACACCACCATCGCCGACCTCCTCGCCGCATGCCGCGTCTGGTTCGAGAAGACCGGCCGCGAGATCACCCTCGAATACATCCTCCTCGGCGGCGTGAACGACCGCCCCGAGCATGCCGCCCAGCTCGCCGGCGTCGCCCGCTCCCTCCGCGCCAACGTCAACCTCATCCGCTACAACGAAGTCGCCGGCCTCGACTTCCGCCGACCCCGCACCGACGACGTCCGCGACTTCCAGCGCATCCTCCGCGCCCGCGGCGTCAACACCCACATCCGCCGATCCCGCGGCCGGGACATCGCCGCCGCCTGCGGCCAACTCCGTCACGAAGCGGCGACGTGA